A genomic window from Cryobacterium sp. SO2 includes:
- the kdpA gene encoding potassium-transporting ATPase subunit KdpA: MDVFFAILQVATLVLILALLYRPLGDYMAHIYTSKKDLKAERGFYRIIGVDSSVEQTWKSYLRGVLAFSVVGLLFVYLLQRFQAVLPYSLGLPAVPEGLSFNTAASFVANTNWQSYSPDVTMGYTVQIAGLAVQNFVSAAVGIAIAIALVRGFTRRESATIGNFWVDLTRGILRLLLPLSVVGAVVLIASGVIQNFNGFTEITTLSGGVQNLPGGPVASQEVIKNLGTNGGGFFNANAAHPFENPNAWTSLFQNVLMLMIPFSLPRTFGRMVGNHKQGYAILAVMGSIFVASLTFLTLFELNGAGTAPQLAGGAMEGKEQRFGIFASTLFGSTSTLTSTGAVNSMHDSYTALGGMMPMINMMLGEVAPGGVGSGLYGMLVLAIIAVFVGGLLVGRTPEYLGKKIGPKEIKLASLYILVTPTIVLLGTALSFAIPAIRADVESTSIWNPGIHGLSEVLYAFTSAANNNGSAFAGLTANTPWFNTALGVAMLLGRFIPIVLVLALAGSLAAQDKVPATAGTLPTHRPQFVGLLVGVTVVITALTYFPVLALGPLAEGLQ; encoded by the coding sequence ATGGACGTATTCTTCGCGATCCTCCAGGTAGCGACCCTGGTACTCATCCTGGCCCTGCTCTATCGTCCCCTGGGCGACTACATGGCCCACATCTACACCTCCAAAAAAGACCTGAAGGCCGAGCGAGGCTTCTACCGGATCATCGGGGTAGATTCCAGCGTCGAGCAAACCTGGAAGTCTTACCTGCGGGGCGTTCTTGCGTTCTCGGTCGTCGGGCTGTTGTTCGTCTACCTCCTGCAACGCTTCCAAGCGGTACTCCCTTACTCTCTGGGACTGCCCGCCGTCCCGGAAGGGCTCTCCTTCAACACGGCGGCGTCGTTCGTGGCGAACACGAACTGGCAGTCGTACTCGCCCGACGTCACCATGGGTTACACCGTCCAGATCGCCGGCCTCGCCGTACAGAACTTCGTTTCCGCCGCCGTGGGAATCGCGATCGCTATCGCGCTCGTGCGCGGTTTCACCCGGCGCGAGTCGGCCACCATCGGTAACTTCTGGGTCGATCTGACCCGGGGGATCTTGCGGTTGCTTCTTCCCCTCTCGGTGGTTGGTGCAGTGGTGCTGATCGCGAGCGGAGTGATCCAGAACTTCAACGGCTTCACCGAGATCACGACCCTCAGCGGCGGCGTGCAGAACCTGCCCGGTGGCCCGGTTGCCTCCCAGGAAGTGATCAAGAACCTCGGGACCAACGGTGGTGGATTCTTCAACGCCAACGCGGCCCACCCGTTTGAAAACCCGAACGCCTGGACGAGCCTATTCCAGAACGTGCTGATGCTGATGATTCCCTTCTCTCTCCCACGCACCTTCGGGCGCATGGTTGGCAACCACAAACAGGGTTACGCCATCCTCGCTGTGATGGGTAGCATCTTCGTCGCCTCGCTCACCTTCCTCACCCTGTTCGAGCTCAACGGTGCCGGCACGGCGCCGCAGCTTGCGGGAGGAGCTATGGAGGGCAAGGAGCAACGCTTCGGGATCTTCGCCTCGACACTGTTCGGTTCAACGAGCACCTTGACGTCCACCGGCGCGGTCAACTCCATGCATGACTCGTACACCGCCCTGGGTGGCATGATGCCCATGATCAACATGATGCTCGGCGAGGTCGCCCCCGGCGGCGTCGGATCGGGCCTGTACGGAATGTTGGTCTTGGCGATCATCGCGGTCTTTGTTGGCGGTTTGCTGGTCGGACGGACACCCGAGTACCTCGGCAAGAAGATCGGCCCGAAGGAAATCAAACTCGCCAGCCTCTACATTCTGGTCACTCCCACGATCGTCCTGCTGGGTACCGCGCTGAGCTTCGCGATCCCCGCGATCCGCGCTGACGTCGAATCCACATCGATCTGGAACCCCGGTATTCACGGCCTCTCTGAAGTGTTGTACGCATTCACCTCGGCAGCAAACAACAACGGTTCGGCCTTCGCCGGACTCACCGCGAACACTCCCTGGTTCAATACCGCGTTGGGTGTTGCCATGTTGCTCGGCAGGTTCATTCCGATTGTGTTGGTCCTTGCGTTGGCAGGATCCCTTGCCGCTCAAGACAAAGTGCCGGCCACGGCGGGAACACTGCCCACCCACCGTCCGCAGTTCGTCGGTCTCCTCGTCGGCGTGACTGTCGTCATCACTGCTCTCACATATTTCCCCGTACTCGCGCTGGGTCCCCTAGCGGAAGGGCTGCAGTAA
- a CDS encoding DUF6611 family protein, whose translation MRRREDAGEVNSARTSSSGILLNQWLSTVVDGRCRWGSYTVAVGRYGSVGYRLVVYPPGISVQQRRRVRLCRGWTILGLVGVLGVFVAMAEGGASRLVIVIGCVAFYALGAVVVARAAGPVRKQVLELTAARSTLVPDTCHTGECRYLASLAATLAAADQALQLGRSTPAEHEMVWSAVYSDAEEHLDAARTAA comes from the coding sequence GTGAGGCGCCGGGAGGACGCTGGTGAGGTGAATAGTGCGCGAACGAGCAGTTCGGGAATCTTGCTCAACCAATGGCTCTCCACGGTCGTTGATGGGCGGTGCCGGTGGGGAAGTTACACCGTCGCGGTCGGACGGTACGGCAGCGTCGGTTACCGGCTTGTCGTGTACCCGCCGGGAATATCGGTGCAGCAACGACGCCGAGTTCGACTCTGTCGCGGCTGGACGATCCTGGGGCTCGTGGGCGTGCTGGGCGTGTTCGTAGCGATGGCGGAGGGTGGCGCCTCGAGACTGGTCATCGTGATCGGCTGCGTCGCGTTTTATGCTCTCGGGGCTGTCGTCGTGGCCCGTGCTGCAGGTCCGGTGCGGAAACAGGTCCTTGAGCTGACGGCGGCCAGATCCACCCTCGTGCCCGACACCTGTCACACCGGCGAGTGCAGATACCTGGCCTCGTTGGCCGCGACTTTGGCGGCCGCGGACCAGGCGCTGCAGCTAGGCCGGTCCACGCCGGCGGAACACGAGATGGTCTGGTCGGCTGTCTACTCAGACGCCGAGGAACACCTGGACGCGGCGCGGACCGCCGCGTAG
- a CDS encoding amino acid transporter has translation MCLTGVDYFSTLGYQPAIAALAAGLLSPIATIVLVILTLLGALPVYRRVAEESFRGSGSIQMLEKLLPWWSGKIFVLVLLGFAATDFMITITLSAADATAHAIENPFAPSWLHGQEVLVTLFLVTLLGIVFLRGFKEAIGIAVVLVAVYLFLNLIVIVVSIGHVASNAVLITDWWAALTVQHGNPLVMVGIALLVFPKLALGLSGFETGVAVMPQVKGGASDTADNPAGRIRGTKRLLTTAALIMSGFLITSSIVTTLLIPQEAFQPGGPANGRALAYLAHEYLGNAFGSVYDISTICILWFAGASAMAGLLNLVPRYLPRYGMAPQWARAVRPLVLVFVAIAFVITIAFQASVDAQGGAYATGVLVLMTSASVAVTLSARRKQQRWPTLGFAAIAVILVYTTVVNIVERPDGVRIAGLFIVGIMVISLVSRVRRSFELRATSVILDPSALDFVTGDAEDYDVIRIISHEPDDDTEVEYRNKSRDERRFGNIPPGSPIIFLEVLPSDSSDFEEDLVVRGVAKHGYRVLQVTSGNVPNTIAAVLLEIRDQTGLIPEIYFEWTQGNPLANMFKFLFTGLGEIAPVTREVLRESEPNAKRRPHVHVS, from the coding sequence ATGTGCCTAACAGGTGTCGACTATTTTTCCACCCTGGGATATCAGCCGGCTATTGCGGCCCTCGCGGCAGGGCTGCTGTCACCTATTGCGACGATCGTATTGGTGATCTTGACCTTGTTGGGGGCGTTACCCGTGTATCGCCGGGTCGCTGAAGAGAGTTTTCGCGGTTCTGGCTCGATCCAGATGCTGGAAAAGCTGCTGCCGTGGTGGTCCGGCAAGATCTTCGTGCTGGTACTGCTCGGATTCGCCGCCACCGACTTCATGATCACCATCACCTTGTCGGCAGCGGATGCCACGGCGCACGCTATCGAGAATCCGTTCGCGCCATCCTGGTTGCACGGCCAAGAGGTGCTCGTCACCCTGTTTCTGGTCACACTGCTGGGCATCGTGTTCCTCCGCGGCTTCAAGGAGGCCATCGGCATTGCTGTGGTGCTGGTCGCGGTCTACCTCTTCCTTAACCTGATCGTGATCGTGGTATCGATCGGGCACGTCGCCTCGAACGCGGTGCTGATCACTGATTGGTGGGCGGCACTGACCGTGCAACACGGCAATCCACTTGTCATGGTGGGCATTGCTCTTCTCGTGTTCCCGAAGCTGGCGTTGGGATTGTCTGGCTTCGAGACAGGCGTAGCCGTAATGCCCCAGGTGAAGGGTGGTGCCTCTGACACGGCGGACAACCCGGCGGGCCGGATCCGTGGCACGAAGAGGCTGCTCACCACGGCCGCGCTGATCATGAGCGGATTCCTTATCACCTCGAGTATCGTCACGACCTTGCTGATTCCGCAGGAGGCTTTCCAGCCCGGCGGGCCAGCCAATGGCCGCGCGTTGGCGTACCTCGCCCACGAATACCTAGGGAACGCCTTCGGGTCCGTGTATGACATCAGCACCATTTGCATTCTTTGGTTCGCGGGCGCGTCAGCGATGGCTGGGCTGCTCAACCTCGTCCCGCGGTATCTGCCGCGCTATGGCATGGCCCCGCAATGGGCCCGTGCCGTGCGTCCACTTGTGTTGGTTTTCGTTGCAATAGCCTTCGTCATCACGATCGCCTTCCAGGCCAGCGTCGACGCCCAGGGCGGAGCGTATGCGACGGGGGTTTTGGTGCTGATGACGTCCGCGTCCGTTGCGGTGACGCTCTCTGCACGCCGAAAGCAGCAGCGCTGGCCGACTCTCGGCTTCGCAGCTATCGCGGTGATCCTGGTCTACACGACCGTTGTCAATATTGTTGAACGCCCTGACGGTGTGCGCATTGCCGGCCTTTTCATCGTGGGCATTATGGTTATTTCGCTGGTATCTCGGGTGCGGCGTTCCTTTGAACTGCGGGCAACATCGGTCATTTTGGACCCGTCCGCACTCGACTTCGTCACCGGGGACGCCGAAGACTACGACGTAATCCGAATCATCTCGCACGAGCCAGACGACGACACCGAGGTCGAATATCGTAACAAGAGCCGGGACGAACGCCGGTTCGGCAATATCCCGCCCGGTTCGCCGATCATCTTCCTCGAAGTACTTCCCTCCGACTCCTCTGATTTTGAAGAGGACCTGGTCGTGCGCGGGGTGGCGAAACACGGGTATCGAGTTCTGCAGGTCACCAGCGGCAACGTTCCGAACACGATCGCCGCTGTGCTGCTGGAGATCCGCGATCAGACCGGCCTGATCCCAGAGATCTATTTCGAATGGACCCAGGGCAACCCGCTCGCCAATATGTTCAAGTTCCTGTTCACCGGCCTCGGAGAAATTGCGCCCGTGACCCGAGAGGTGCTTCGCGAATCCGAGCCCAACGCTAAACGACGACCACACGTTCACGTCAGCTGA
- a CDS encoding IS256 family transposase, whose amino-acid sequence MALDQSALLDLLGELKLTDVTDRIRVATEKLYQELIDAEATAFIGAAPFERSGDRTTHRNGARSRTLSTTAGDLDLKIPKLRAGSFFPALLERRRRVDQALFAVVMEAYVHGVSTRKVDDLVKALGADTGISKSEVSRICAGLDTEVAEFRDRTLAAQNFPYVFLDATYYKARVGHRIVSQAIVVAVGVAVDGRREVLGFDVGDSENEGFWTSFLRSLKTRGLDGVKLVMSDAHTGLKKAIGTVFQGAGWQRCRVHFMRNVLAVIPKGSQDMVASIIRTIFAQPDREHIEKQFREVTTMLARSHPKVAAMLVDAQPDLLAFAAFPRRHWRQIWSTNPLERVNKEIKRRTDVVGVFPNAAALLRLAGSVLIEQHDEWEAGERRYFSESSMLKLGTMTNPIEVIDEAVILPELAAA is encoded by the coding sequence ATGGCTCTAGACCAGTCTGCCCTGCTCGACCTGCTGGGAGAACTCAAACTCACCGACGTCACCGACCGAATCCGCGTCGCGACCGAAAAGCTCTACCAAGAACTCATCGATGCCGAAGCGACCGCGTTCATCGGCGCAGCCCCGTTCGAGCGCTCCGGGGACCGCACCACCCACCGCAACGGCGCCCGGTCCAGGACCCTGTCGACGACCGCCGGTGACCTCGACCTGAAGATCCCCAAGCTCCGCGCCGGGTCATTCTTCCCCGCCCTACTGGAACGGCGCCGCCGGGTCGATCAGGCGTTGTTCGCGGTCGTGATGGAGGCCTACGTCCACGGCGTCTCAACCCGGAAAGTCGACGACCTGGTCAAAGCCCTCGGCGCTGATACCGGGATCTCCAAGTCCGAAGTGTCCCGGATCTGCGCCGGCCTGGACACCGAGGTCGCCGAGTTCCGCGACCGCACCCTCGCCGCGCAGAACTTCCCCTACGTGTTCCTCGATGCGACCTACTACAAGGCCCGGGTCGGGCACCGGATCGTGTCCCAGGCCATCGTCGTCGCCGTCGGCGTTGCCGTCGACGGGCGCCGGGAAGTCCTGGGTTTCGACGTGGGCGACAGCGAGAACGAGGGCTTCTGGACGTCGTTCCTGCGGTCGCTGAAGACCCGCGGCCTCGACGGGGTCAAGCTAGTCATGTCTGACGCTCACACCGGCCTGAAGAAGGCCATCGGGACCGTGTTCCAAGGCGCCGGCTGGCAGCGCTGCCGGGTGCATTTCATGCGCAACGTCCTCGCGGTAATCCCGAAAGGATCGCAGGACATGGTCGCCTCGATCATCCGCACCATCTTCGCCCAGCCCGACCGTGAACACATCGAGAAGCAGTTCCGCGAGGTCACCACGATGCTCGCCCGGTCGCACCCGAAGGTCGCGGCGATGCTCGTCGACGCGCAACCCGACCTGCTCGCCTTCGCCGCGTTCCCCAGACGGCACTGGCGCCAAATCTGGTCCACCAACCCGCTCGAACGGGTGAACAAAGAGATCAAACGCCGCACCGACGTCGTCGGCGTGTTCCCCAACGCCGCAGCCCTGCTGCGCCTGGCCGGGTCGGTCCTGATCGAGCAACACGACGAGTGGGAAGCCGGCGAACGCCGCTACTTCTCCGAGTCATCCATGCTCAAGCTGGGCACCATGACCAACCCCATCGAGGTCATCGACGAGGCGGTGATCCTCCCCGAACTCGCCGCCGCCTAA
- a CDS encoding ATP-binding protein: protein MLDQPDDNTRSMLLELLERRYDTTLTVFCTQYAKKDWHQRLGSGVHADAIMDRIVHRTIWIETGGTNKREHTADNAA, encoded by the coding sequence CTGCTCGACCAGCCGGACGACAACACCCGCAGCATGCTCCTCGAACTCCTGGAGCGCCGCTACGACACCACCTTGACCGTGTTCTGCACCCAGTACGCCAAGAAGGACTGGCATCAGCGCCTGGGCTCCGGCGTTCACGCCGACGCAATCATGGACCGCATCGTGCACCGCACGATCTGGATCGAGACCGGCGGCACCAACAAGCGCGAACACACCGCGGACAACGCGGCGTGA
- a CDS encoding type II toxin-antitoxin system HicA family toxin, with amino-acid sequence MTKPQKYRDVTKFLRSQGWFFLRPGKGGHQIWASEDETQTITIPGHKELSAGVVRQITDVFSNTPQNWK; translated from the coding sequence ATGACGAAGCCGCAGAAATACCGGGACGTGACGAAGTTCCTTCGCTCGCAGGGCTGGTTTTTCCTCCGGCCCGGCAAGGGTGGCCACCAGATTTGGGCCTCCGAGGACGAAACTCAGACCATCACCATCCCGGGTCACAAGGAACTGTCAGCGGGAGTTGTGCGACAGATCACCGACGTATTCTCGAACACCCCCCAGAACTGGAAGTAG
- a CDS encoding ANTAR domain-containing protein, which yields MAVKISEGIRTAASWHNPQVHQATGMIIAQTNVSADEALCRLVAQAAATESTVDQVAAEVLAGKRLPLP from the coding sequence ATGGCTGTCAAGATCAGTGAGGGCATTCGGACTGCCGCCAGCTGGCATAATCCTCAGGTGCACCAGGCGACTGGGATGATCATCGCGCAGACCAACGTGAGTGCTGATGAGGCGCTCTGCCGGTTGGTCGCCCAGGCGGCCGCCACCGAATCCACAGTCGATCAAGTCGCCGCGGAAGTGCTAGCCGGCAAAAGACTCCCATTGCCTTAA
- a CDS encoding ANTAR domain-containing protein, with amino-acid sequence MTDEAQKQFEKSPSWDNPQVHQATGVIVAQTNASPNEALGRLIGYAESTDASVDQVAADILAYKIAFT; translated from the coding sequence GTGACCGATGAGGCCCAAAAACAGTTCGAAAAATCTCCCAGTTGGGATAACCCTCAGGTGCATCAAGCGACCGGCGTTATCGTGGCGCAAACCAATGCCTCCCCCAACGAGGCGCTAGGCCGCCTGATCGGGTATGCGGAATCGACGGATGCCTCTGTAGATCAAGTAGCGGCCGATATCCTCGCCTACAAGATCGCGTTCACCTAA
- a CDS encoding ATP-dependent DNA ligase: MGTFTYGSRQVIHVDDWTLAHLQVAIGVKLHLKESFHLSWTNDHEGDGGRGAVWISPGVALVYTFSDSPWPSLNSKWVEALVQSANTPEGMTVLLEPRPLVLHSTSQRQGIWT; this comes from the coding sequence TTGGGAACCTTCACATACGGTTCGAGGCAGGTTATTCATGTCGACGATTGGACGCTCGCTCACCTCCAGGTCGCTATCGGGGTCAAGCTTCATCTGAAAGAGAGTTTCCATCTTTCCTGGACGAATGACCATGAGGGCGACGGTGGCCGTGGCGCGGTCTGGATTTCCCCCGGTGTGGCGCTCGTGTACACGTTTTCCGATAGCCCGTGGCCTTCCCTGAATTCGAAGTGGGTCGAAGCATTGGTGCAATCCGCGAATACTCCTGAAGGCATGACGGTCCTGTTAGAACCGCGCCCGCTCGTCTTGCACTCAACCAGCCAACGGCAGGGCATCTGGACCTAA
- a CDS encoding DUF3500 domain-containing protein, with translation MQNIDETTNRASERTLKKRATWITAMVLAGGIALAGCTTSTTEATTGSSTSSSSSAITDAATVSTTDSTTTAETISATTAAAAAFLATLTDEQREAVLYSYDDETKTTSWSNFPVTFVERAGLNLTDLTEEQQTAALAVLESLLSDDAYATVVGIMGGDEYLLENSNSTETSLGQYYIAFFGDPSDTSAYEVQFGGHHLGINATLDGSTDAITFAPTHLGVQPAAYTDADGNEVQPFDDIYTDAFAFYNSLTTEQQATLTSGDVSTCAPGDTCDFATGAGLTGADLTDEQKQLLLDLIANWAGMADEETTATELAEIEATLDTTVIAWSGETTYDMSTGDGISFSISGPNVYISFQAQQGSAGADVDGVTTSGWGHVHTIYRDPTNDYANSVTQQAATGMSGGGAPADGGTPPSGSSAPSNG, from the coding sequence ATGCAAAACATTGATGAGACCACGAATCGCGCCTCTGAGCGCACCCTGAAGAAGCGGGCAACTTGGATCACCGCTATGGTGCTGGCCGGCGGTATCGCCCTCGCTGGCTGCACCACTTCGACAACGGAGGCCACGACCGGGTCCTCGACCAGCAGCAGCTCCAGCGCCATCACCGATGCAGCGACGGTGTCGACCACCGACAGTACTACGACCGCCGAGACCATCTCGGCCACGACCGCCGCCGCCGCGGCCTTCCTCGCCACCCTCACGGACGAGCAGCGCGAAGCCGTTCTGTACTCCTACGACGACGAGACGAAGACCACGTCCTGGTCAAACTTCCCGGTGACGTTCGTAGAGCGAGCCGGCCTGAACCTCACCGACCTCACCGAGGAGCAACAGACCGCTGCCCTCGCGGTGCTCGAATCGCTCCTGAGCGACGACGCCTACGCCACCGTGGTCGGCATCATGGGAGGCGACGAATATCTACTGGAGAACTCCAACAGCACCGAGACCTCCCTTGGCCAGTATTACATCGCATTCTTCGGCGACCCCTCCGACACCAGTGCCTACGAAGTACAGTTCGGCGGACACCACCTCGGCATCAACGCCACCCTCGACGGCTCCACAGACGCCATCACCTTCGCCCCCACCCACCTCGGCGTGCAGCCCGCTGCCTATACCGACGCCGACGGCAACGAGGTGCAGCCCTTTGACGACATCTACACCGACGCGTTCGCCTTCTACAACAGCCTCACCACCGAGCAGCAGGCTACCCTCACCTCGGGCGACGTGAGCACGTGCGCTCCGGGCGACACCTGCGACTTCGCCACCGGCGCCGGCCTCACCGGAGCCGACCTCACCGACGAACAGAAGCAGCTGCTGCTTGACCTCATCGCCAACTGGGCCGGCATGGCCGACGAGGAAACCACCGCCACGGAACTCGCCGAAATCGAAGCGACCCTCGACACCACCGTCATCGCCTGGTCAGGCGAGACGACGTACGACATGAGCACCGGTGACGGCATCTCGTTCTCAATCTCGGGCCCGAACGTGTACATCTCGTTCCAAGCACAACAGGGCTCCGCTGGGGCAGATGTCGACGGGGTAACAACCTCAGGCTGGGGCCACGTGCACACCATCTACCGCGACCCCACGAACGACTACGCGAACAGCGTCACCCAACAGGCGGCCACCGGCATGAGCGGCGGCGGCGCACCCGCCGACGGCGGCACCCCTCCCTCGGGCAGTAGCGCACCCTCCAACGGATAG